The proteins below come from a single Drosophila busckii strain San Diego stock center, stock number 13000-0081.31 chromosome X, ASM1175060v1, whole genome shotgun sequence genomic window:
- the LOC108605270 gene encoding glutathione synthetase, chloroplastic isoform X3 yields the protein MALRSFVLTELGHAEKIKRMPKNNALAGLCDGMVKAWDIYAKPQAVILFIIEDVSYNICDQRFHEFYIRENYPHIKVLRRTLTDVHRDGKLGQRKELLLGTTEVAVIYFRAGYEPGHYHSQNEWDARYLMECSLAIKCPSIHYHLAGTKKVQQALAQPAVLERFINDPEEIKAVGKIFTGLYSLDDNEAGNASYEMALRTPEKFVLKPQREGGGNNVYGVDIPNALKRMTRVERSAWILMDLIHPPLSQGYMVRPGGDMPPQIVDMVSELGIFGVVIGDADNILHNYQAGHMLRTKLSTANEGGVAAGLGALDSPYLIDNEDEAGYY from the exons CTTTGTGTTGACAGAGCTAGGACATGCTGAAAAGATCAAGCGC ATGCCCAAGAATAATGCGCTGGCTGGATTATGCGACGGCATGGTCAAGGCCTGGGACATCTATGCGAAGCCGCAGGCGGTAATACTCTTCATCATCGAGGATGTCTCCTACAATATTTGCGATCAGCGTTTCCACGAGTTCTATATACGCGAGAATTATCCACATATCAAGGTGCTGCGTCGCACATTGACCGATGTCCATCGGGATGGCAAGTTGGGACAGCGCAAGGAGTTGCTGCT CGGCACAACTGAGGTGGCTGTCATTTATTTCCGTGCTGGCTATGAGCCGGGCCATTATCATTCGCAGAATGAATGGGATGCGCGCTATCTGATGGAATGCTCACTGGCCATCAAATGCCCATCGATCCATTATCATTTGGCGGGCACAAAGAAGGTGCAACAGGCATTGGCACAGCCAGCGGTGCTGGAGCGTTTCATCAACGATCCCGAGGAGATTAAGGCTGTTGGCAAAATCTTTACGGGCCTCTATTCACTGGATGACAATGAGGCGGGCAATGCCAGCTATGAGATGGCCCTGCGTACTCCAGAGAAATTTGTGCTCAAGCCGCAGCGTGAAGGCGGCGGCAATAACGTATACGGCGTAGACATTCCAAATGCCTTGAAGCGCATGACTCGCGTCGAGCGCTCTGCCTGGATCCTTATGGATCTCATACACCCACCGTTGTCGCAAGGCTATATGGTGCGTCCTGGCGGTGATATGCCACCGCAGATTGTGGACATGGTCTCGGAGCTGGGCATTTTTGGTGTCGTCATCGGCGATGCGGATAATATACTGCACAATTATCAGGCTGGCCATATGCTGCGCACCAAGCTATCCACTGCCAATGAAGGTGGCGTTGCCGCCGGTTTGGGCGCTCTGGACAGTCCTTACCTCATTGACAACGAGGACGAGGCCGGCTACTATTAA
- the LOC108605291 gene encoding mitochondrial fission process protein 1, with amino-acid sequence MVETPTVKVELQQEKELDCKEIDIYRHTFIRYMGYSNEVGEAFRPLIPKSIVAASYGMAIGYVCTDTFDKSLRKEMSGASNREVALVASDVFTWQMLASVIIPGAVINRITAASRALLQKSPPSVLKTLPTLIGLASIPLIVHPIDTLVDRLMDVSFRKLVR; translated from the exons ATGGTTGAGACGCCGACTGTCAAAGTGGAGCTCCAGCAGGAGAAGGAATTAGATTGTAAGGAAATAGATATATATCGTCACACCTTTATACGTTATATGG GCTACAGCAATGAGGTGGGAGAAGCTTTTCGTCCGCTCATACCCAAGTCTATTGTCGCCGCTTCTTATGGCATGGCTATCGGTTATGTGTGCACGGATACTTTTGACAAGTCCTTGCGCAAGGAAATGTCTGGCGCCAGTAATCGTGAAGTGGCGCTGGTGGCATCTGATGTGTTCACCTGGCAGATGCTGGCATCGGTTATAATACCAGGAGCGGTTATAAATCG TATTACCGCTGCCAGCAGAGCCTTATTGCAGAAGTCGCCACCCAGTGTGTTGAAGACACTGCCAACTCTTATAGGTCTGGCCAGCATACCGCTGATAGTGCATCCTATAGATACGCTAGTAGATCGTTTAATGGATGTCAGCTTTCGTAAGCTGGTGAGGTAA
- the LOC108605272 gene encoding carnosine N-methyltransferase, with translation MSDNMLPALPFPVHPKLHDQQAFAAKEDEEEERRHIQKVQNAFQYYRRYAYLRVNKTENYLNSLSNDDQRLLSKYRTHLNNVRKCIDSNQSVICEILRDRVLYPTGDNELEQLDEAPENVRHGDMDQAQSTLKLIARDWSAECALEREQSYKPIIEAIEDYYKPEDFDINEIKILVPGAGLGRLTYELACRGYACEGNEFSYFMLIASNFVLNLCDYENKHVLYPWVHQYVNNMRRVDQVAAVHFPDVCPVLNPPKGNIEMAAGDFLEVYKTPNAYNCVATCFFIDCANNVIDFVRTIYKILAPGGIWVNLGPLLYHYSDVKGQNSIEPSYEDLIIIMESIGFDMLTTRTGIRTKYAQNPESMKQSEYQSLFWVCRKPSHEKHQQHQQGKEPADLIMRDSNDEHVDEDVNFEIGVQSKRT, from the exons atgAGTGATAATATGTTGCCAGCGTTGCCTTTTCCTGTGCATCCCAAGCTGCATGACCAACAGGCGTTTGCGGCCAAAGaagacgaagaagaagaacgaCGTCATAtacaaaaagtgcaaaatgcTTTTCAATACTATAG aCGCTATGCTTATCTAAGAGTAAACAAGACTGAGAATTACCTAAATAGTTTATCTAACGACGATCAGCGTTTGCTTTCCAAGTATCgcacacatttaaataatgtacGCAAATGCATTGACTCCAATCAGTCGGTTATATGCGAAATTCTACGCGATCGTGTGCTATATCCCACAGGCGATAATGAGTTGGAGCAGCTGGATGAGGCGCCTGAAAATGTGCGACATGGTGATATGGATCAA gcTCAGTCCACATTGAAATTGATAGCACGTGATTGGAGCGCCGAATGTGCGCTGGAGCGTGAACAATCGTATAAGCCTATTATCGAAGCAATTGAGGATTACTACAAGCCAGAGGACTT CGATATAAATGAGATTAAGATTTTAGTGCCTGGCGCGGGATTGGGTAGACTTACCTACGAGCTCGCCTGTCGTGGCTATGCCTGTGAGGGCAATGAGTTCTCCTACTTCATGCTAATTGCCTCGAACTTTGTGCTTAATCTTTGTGACTATGAGAATAAGCATGTACTCTATCCGTGGGTGCATCAGTATGTTAACAATATGCGACGCGTTGATCAAGTGGCTGCTGTGCATTTTCCCGATGTTTGCCCTGTACTGAATCCACCTAAGGGTAATATAGAAATGGCTGCAGGTGATTTTCTGGAGGTATATAAGACGCCCAATGCCTACAACTGTGTGgccacttgtttttttattgactGCGCCAATAATGTGATTGACTTTGTGCGCACTATATACAA AATCCTTGCACCTGGAGGCATTTGGGTGAACCTCGGTCCCTTGCTTTATCACTACAGCGATGTTAAGGGTCAGAATAGCATTGAGCCGAGCTATGAAGATCTCATTATCATTATGGAAAGCATTGGATTTGATATGTTAACCACGCGCACTGGCATACGTACTAAATATGCACAGAATCCGGAGTCCATGAAGCAAAGCGAATATCAAAGTCTTTTCTGGGTTTGCCGCAAGCCAAGCCACGAGAAACACCAACAGCACCAACAGGGTAAGGAGCCAGCTGATTTAATTATGCGTGATAGTAATGACGAGCACGTTGATGAAGACGTTAATTTTGAGATTGGCGTGCAATCGAAACGAACGTGA